The following are encoded together in the Anaerobaca lacustris genome:
- a CDS encoding dienelactone hydrolase family protein produces MTSDDLKARLLECLGGPWPDPCELRPIVRETIGKKGYRIESVTYEVEPGDRVPALLLVPDGVDADHRAPAVLVCHQHNGQWHLGKSEPAGLAGDRAHHTGVALAKEGYVVLCPDALCFEERQSKHLAGGDFERFEFLRYVVAGKSMAWKNILDLRRAVDYLCCRPEVKADRLGCYGHSMGATHTWLVGPWEPRLTCLVGNCCLPTYAAIHRTHILHCFPNFIPGWFQYGDTPDIAALIAPRPLHLNFGELDGGSPIDEVRQGVETIARAYERAGAPDHFTHYIEPGAGHVLSDGMWRRTRDWFRTHLLARSG; encoded by the coding sequence ATGACAAGTGACGATCTCAAGGCCAGACTTCTCGAATGCCTGGGCGGGCCGTGGCCGGACCCATGTGAACTACGCCCGATCGTCCGCGAGACCATTGGCAAGAAAGGCTATCGCATCGAGTCCGTGACGTATGAAGTCGAGCCGGGCGACCGCGTGCCGGCCCTGCTTCTGGTACCCGATGGCGTCGACGCCGACCACCGCGCCCCGGCGGTGCTGGTCTGCCATCAACATAACGGCCAATGGCACCTGGGCAAGAGCGAGCCGGCCGGATTGGCCGGCGATCGGGCGCACCATACGGGCGTCGCACTCGCCAAAGAGGGATATGTCGTCCTCTGCCCCGACGCATTGTGCTTTGAGGAAAGGCAAAGCAAACATCTCGCCGGCGGGGACTTCGAACGGTTCGAGTTCCTCCGCTACGTCGTGGCGGGCAAGTCGATGGCCTGGAAGAACATCCTCGATCTGCGCCGCGCGGTGGACTATCTCTGCTGCCGCCCCGAGGTGAAGGCCGACCGCCTCGGCTGCTACGGCCACTCGATGGGGGCCACCCACACCTGGCTCGTCGGGCCCTGGGAGCCAAGGCTGACGTGCCTGGTGGGCAACTGCTGCCTGCCCACGTATGCGGCCATCCACCGTACACACATCCTGCACTGCTTCCCGAACTTCATCCCCGGCTGGTTCCAATATGGCGACACGCCCGACATCGCCGCCCTCATCGCCCCGCGACCGCTGCATCTGAACTTCGGCGAGCTTGACGGCGGCAGCCCCATCGACGAGGTCCGCCAGGGCGTCGAGACCATCGCCCGAGCCTACGAGCGGGCCGGAGCGCCGGACCACTTCACCCACTACATCGAGCCCGGTGCCGGCCATGTCCTCTCGGACGGAATGTGGCGCCGAACCCGCGACTGGTTTCGTACCCACCTGCTTGCTCGCTCCGGGTGA
- a CDS encoding NAD-dependent deacylase: protein MHTVLNNDEAIEQIAQMLARSQSILFITGAGISADSGLPTYRGIGGLYNVNTTEDGMPIERALSGEIMARRPELTWKYLGQIEKNCRGARPNRGHEVIAEMQDHFERLWVLTQNVDGLHKAAGVRNVIDIHGDLHHLLCTRCAYRCTVVDYSELSLPPRCPDCGAIVRPDVVLFGELLDERKVERLFTELNKGFDIVFSVGTSSVFPYIAEPVRFAAQLRSATVEINPDVSRVTHLVDLRLAMRATPALDAVWRCYLDDK from the coding sequence ATGCATACCGTTCTCAACAATGACGAGGCCATCGAACAGATCGCCCAAATGCTGGCGCGGAGCCAGAGCATCTTGTTCATCACGGGGGCGGGGATCTCCGCCGACTCGGGCCTGCCGACGTATCGCGGGATCGGAGGGCTGTACAACGTCAATACGACCGAGGACGGCATGCCCATCGAGCGGGCGCTCTCCGGCGAGATCATGGCCAGACGCCCGGAACTGACGTGGAAATACCTCGGCCAGATCGAGAAGAACTGCCGTGGCGCCCGGCCCAATCGGGGCCATGAGGTGATCGCCGAGATGCAGGACCACTTCGAGCGGCTCTGGGTGCTGACGCAGAACGTCGATGGGCTGCACAAGGCCGCCGGGGTGCGCAACGTCATCGACATCCACGGCGACCTGCACCACCTGCTCTGCACGCGATGCGCCTATCGCTGCACCGTCGTCGACTACAGCGAGCTGTCTCTGCCGCCGCGATGCCCCGATTGCGGCGCCATCGTGCGCCCGGACGTCGTCCTCTTCGGCGAACTGCTGGACGAGAGGAAAGTCGAGCGGCTTTTCACCGAGCTGAACAAGGGTTTCGACATCGTCTTCTCCGTGGGCACCAGCAGCGTCTTTCCGTATATCGCCGAGCCGGTCCGCTTTGCCGCCCAGTTGCGCTCGGCGACCGTCGAGATCAACCCGGACGTCAGCCGCGTGACCCATCTGGTCGATCTCCGGCTTGCCATGCGGGCCACGCCCGCGCTCGACGCCGTCTGGAGGTGTTATCTGGATGACAAGTGA
- the ablB gene encoding putative beta-lysine N-acetyltransferase, which translates to MPDVIEKIGRSLIQHGPDSDRIYLMKLAPADAPAIVERIERLAETRDYGKLFCKVPAPWREPFVQAGYREEARIPNFLAGRIDVAFMSRFRKPERATMSVEQKAAVDNVLQLALARRCDAESQPTTQTRRLLEDDTPDLADLYRSVFPSYPFPIFDADYLRHTMATHIRYYGAFDGDRLVAAASAETDAEGRNAEMTDFATAPEHRKKGLAVALLLAMESDMKDTGFLTLYTIARAVSAGMNITFARCGYAFSGTLVNNTQIAGGIESMNVWYKNLTTPP; encoded by the coding sequence ATGCCTGATGTCATCGAGAAAATCGGCCGCAGTCTGATCCAGCACGGCCCCGACAGCGACCGCATCTATCTCATGAAGCTGGCCCCCGCCGACGCGCCCGCGATCGTCGAGCGCATCGAGCGCCTGGCCGAAACTCGGGATTACGGCAAGCTGTTCTGCAAAGTCCCCGCGCCGTGGCGCGAGCCATTCGTGCAGGCCGGCTATCGAGAAGAAGCGCGCATCCCGAACTTCTTGGCAGGTCGAATCGACGTCGCCTTCATGTCGCGATTCCGGAAGCCCGAACGGGCGACGATGTCGGTCGAGCAGAAGGCCGCCGTCGATAACGTGCTCCAACTGGCCCTGGCCAGACGCTGCGACGCGGAGAGTCAGCCCACGACCCAGACGCGCCGCCTGCTCGAAGACGACACACCCGACCTGGCGGATCTCTATCGTTCGGTGTTCCCATCGTATCCCTTTCCAATCTTCGATGCAGATTACCTTCGTCATACGATGGCGACGCATATCCGCTACTACGGCGCGTTCGACGGCGATCGTCTGGTGGCCGCCGCCTCGGCGGAGACCGACGCCGAGGGCCGCAATGCCGAAATGACCGATTTCGCCACCGCCCCCGAACACCGCAAGAAGGGCCTGGCGGTGGCCCTTCTGCTGGCGATGGAATCGGACATGAAGGACACCGGCTTCCTCACTCTGTACACCATCGCGCGGGCCGTCTCGGCGGGAATGAACATCACGTTCGCCCGCTGCGGCTACGCATTCAGCGGCACCCTCGTCAACAACACGCAGATCGCCGGCGGCATCGAGTCGATGAACGTCTGGTACAAGAATCTTACGACACCACCGTAG
- a CDS encoding sodium:solute symporter family protein, with product MTWLDYVIFALYFAGVLAIGLHFFRRNESREDYYVGGRRISAGHVGMSIVATDVGGGFSIGLGGLGFAIGLAGSWLLFTGLVGAWLCAVVMVPRIKALDVTHGLLTYPDFLRLRYGKPVAAVAALISGIGYLGFTSAQILAGAKLAAGSVFADITWADPLKLSLYLMAAVILIYTVLGGIKAVIYTDTMQWIILLAGLALFGLPFAYVRVGGWAGMTETLPDGHFRLTNVSPVQIVNWFVTIIPIWFVAMTLYQRIYACRSVKDAKRAFFIAGLLEYPVMAFLGVALGMMARVVFPTAEPEMAMPMLLRDALPMGITGIVIAAYFSAIMSTADSCLIASSANWVNDVVGQLGVCLSTRAFMRLSQIVTLVVGILALLLAGAFDTVLGLILNAYAFMVSGLLVPTLGAYFWKRSRPQAALISMLGGGGLTLYLTFKETSLPGGLDPSLFGIALSFVLFVGISLLPDRRTAHA from the coding sequence ATGACCTGGCTCGATTACGTCATCTTCGCCCTGTACTTTGCGGGCGTGCTCGCGATCGGACTGCACTTCTTTCGCCGAAACGAAAGCCGGGAGGACTACTACGTCGGCGGCCGACGCATTTCGGCCGGCCACGTCGGCATGTCGATCGTCGCCACCGACGTCGGGGGCGGGTTCTCCATCGGCTTGGGCGGGCTGGGCTTCGCCATCGGTCTGGCGGGAAGCTGGCTGCTGTTCACCGGGCTGGTCGGCGCCTGGCTCTGCGCGGTGGTCATGGTCCCGCGCATCAAGGCGCTCGACGTCACACACGGCCTCTTGACCTACCCTGACTTTCTGCGTCTGCGTTACGGCAAGCCTGTCGCCGCCGTGGCGGCATTGATCTCCGGGATCGGATACCTGGGCTTCACCAGCGCCCAGATCCTGGCCGGGGCCAAGCTGGCGGCCGGCAGCGTCTTCGCCGACATCACCTGGGCCGACCCGCTGAAGCTCTCGCTCTACCTGATGGCCGCGGTGATCCTGATCTACACCGTCCTGGGCGGGATCAAGGCGGTGATCTATACGGATACGATGCAGTGGATCATCCTGCTGGCGGGCTTGGCGCTATTCGGGCTGCCGTTTGCGTATGTCCGAGTGGGGGGCTGGGCCGGAATGACCGAGACGCTGCCCGATGGCCACTTTCGATTGACCAACGTCTCGCCCGTCCAGATCGTCAACTGGTTCGTAACGATCATCCCCATCTGGTTCGTCGCGATGACGCTGTATCAGCGGATCTACGCCTGCCGCAGCGTCAAGGACGCCAAGCGGGCGTTCTTCATCGCCGGCCTGCTGGAATACCCCGTGATGGCGTTTCTCGGCGTCGCCTTGGGCATGATGGCTCGCGTGGTCTTCCCGACGGCCGAGCCGGAGATGGCCATGCCCATGCTCCTTCGCGACGCGCTTCCAATGGGCATCACAGGCATCGTCATCGCGGCGTACTTTTCGGCGATCATGTCCACCGCCGACAGTTGCCTGATCGCCTCGTCGGCCAACTGGGTCAACGACGTCGTCGGCCAGCTCGGCGTGTGTCTCTCGACTCGGGCGTTCATGCGACTCAGCCAGATCGTCACGCTCGTCGTCGGGATTCTCGCTCTGCTGCTGGCCGGCGCCTTCGACACGGTGCTGGGCCTGATCCTGAACGCCTATGCATTCATGGTCTCCGGCCTGCTGGTCCCAACGCTCGGCGCCTACTTCTGGAAGCGCAGCCGGCCTCAAGCCGCACTGATCAGCATGTTGGGCGGCGGCGGGCTGACGCTGTACCTGACGTTCAAAGAAACGAGCCTGCCTGGGGGGCTCGATCCGAGCCTGTTCGGTATCGCCCTGTCGTTCGTCCTGTTCGTCGGAATCTCGCTGCTACCCGACCGGAGAACCGCCCATGCCTGA
- the ablA gene encoding lysine 2,3-aminomutase, producing the protein MPIPSPRQKEIAERIGGPNALSRWHDWHWQHRHTVRSLEDFQQLTGIAFTEAEKRELEKTIAHFPMSITPYYLSLVDPDDCRNDPVFRQAFPSPSELVTYPWDMADPLAEDIDSPAPQITHRYPDRVLFHISNVCAMYCRHCTRKRKVGDIDSIPDKATVLEGIEYIRSHPQVRDVLLSGGDPFMLSDNYLDWILTELRQIPHVELIRIGTRTPVVLPYRITDDLVAVLRKHHPIWVNTHFNHPREVTTSARTALARMADAGIPLGNQTVLLAGVNDCPRIMKRLVHKLVQNRVRPYYLYQCDLSEGLSHFRTPVGKGIEIIESLIGHTTGFAVPTYVIDAPGGGGKIPVMPNYLISWSTNKVILRNFEGVITTYKEPDSYEPIFCDRKCERCSLQLKLDDAEECRVTGIAQLISDADQRITLVPEMLERMERRDEELQNT; encoded by the coding sequence ATGCCTATTCCAAGCCCACGCCAGAAAGAGATTGCCGAGCGAATCGGCGGACCCAATGCACTGAGCCGGTGGCACGATTGGCACTGGCAACACCGTCATACCGTCCGGAGCCTGGAGGACTTCCAGCAGCTAACGGGTATCGCGTTCACGGAGGCGGAGAAGCGCGAGTTGGAGAAGACCATCGCGCATTTTCCGATGTCGATCACACCCTATTACCTGTCGCTGGTCGATCCCGACGATTGTCGGAACGATCCGGTCTTCCGGCAGGCGTTTCCATCGCCGTCGGAACTGGTGACGTATCCGTGGGACATGGCGGATCCGCTGGCCGAGGACATCGACAGTCCCGCGCCGCAGATCACGCATCGATATCCGGACCGGGTGCTGTTCCATATCAGCAACGTGTGCGCGATGTATTGCCGGCATTGCACGCGCAAGCGCAAGGTCGGCGACATCGATTCGATTCCCGACAAAGCGACGGTTCTCGAAGGAATCGAGTACATCCGGAGCCATCCGCAGGTTCGCGACGTACTTCTGTCCGGCGGCGATCCATTCATGCTGTCGGACAACTATCTCGACTGGATCCTCACGGAATTGCGGCAGATCCCCCACGTCGAGCTGATTCGGATCGGCACGCGCACGCCGGTGGTGCTGCCCTATCGCATCACCGACGATCTCGTGGCCGTGCTGCGAAAGCATCATCCAATCTGGGTCAACACGCACTTCAATCATCCGCGAGAGGTCACGACCTCCGCCCGGACGGCACTCGCCCGGATGGCCGACGCGGGCATCCCGTTGGGCAACCAGACGGTGCTCCTGGCCGGCGTCAACGACTGCCCGCGCATCATGAAGCGCCTGGTGCACAAGCTGGTGCAGAATCGCGTTCGACCCTATTACCTCTATCAATGCGATCTGTCGGAAGGACTCTCGCATTTCCGCACGCCGGTCGGCAAGGGGATCGAGATCATCGAGAGCCTGATCGGCCACACCACCGGCTTCGCGGTGCCGACCTACGTCATCGATGCGCCGGGCGGCGGAGGCAAGATCCCCGTGATGCCGAACTACCTGATCTCCTGGTCTACCAACAAGGTCATCCTGCGCAATTTCGAAGGGGTCATCACCACGTACAAGGAGCCCGACTCGTACGAGCCGATCTTCTGCGACCGCAAGTGTGAGCGATGCAGCCTCCAGCTCAAGCTCGACGATGCGGAGGAGTGCAGGGTCACGGGAATCGCCCAACTGATTTCGGACGCGGACCAGCGCATCACGCTCGTGCCTGAGATGCTCGAACGGATGGAACGGCGCGATGAGGAACTGCAGAACACATGA
- a CDS encoding homocysteine biosynthesis protein yields MKTYEQINKRIESGKAVVLTADEIMDYVDKKGPKAAAEEVDVVTTATFGPMCSSGCFLNFGHSAPKIRMSEAWIEDVLVYTGIAAVDVYLGATQLRHGDPANMYPPGEFRYGGGHVIEDLVAGKTLQLFALSYGTDDYPRREIRTYFTIDDLNQAIMVNPRNCYQNYNVAINDSDRTIYTYMGTLEPDRKNATYCSAGQLSPLLNDPYYETIGVGTRVWLAGAQGHVYAEGTQHAGACERTPDGVPTEGAGTLALTGDMKRMKPPFVRGASLRGYGISLALGVGLPIPILNEQILKRTCVRDRDILAPVIDYSSDYPQKTGKVIAKVSYEQLRHGEIEIDGKTIAVGSLSSYYKALEIAHLLADEVRKGDFLLAEPIARLPQDGAMKPLVIREKAS; encoded by the coding sequence ATGAAGACCTATGAACAGATCAACAAGCGGATCGAGTCGGGCAAGGCGGTCGTGCTGACGGCCGACGAGATCATGGACTATGTGGACAAGAAGGGCCCAAAAGCGGCCGCAGAGGAAGTGGACGTCGTGACGACCGCGACGTTCGGCCCGATGTGCTCGTCGGGCTGCTTTTTGAACTTCGGGCATTCGGCGCCGAAGATTCGCATGTCCGAGGCGTGGATCGAGGACGTGCTGGTCTACACGGGCATCGCCGCCGTCGATGTCTATCTCGGCGCGACGCAACTGCGTCACGGCGATCCGGCGAACATGTACCCGCCGGGCGAGTTCCGCTACGGCGGCGGCCATGTGATCGAGGACCTCGTCGCGGGCAAGACGCTGCAGTTGTTCGCCCTGTCCTACGGGACCGACGATTACCCGCGTCGCGAGATTCGCACGTATTTTACGATCGACGACCTCAATCAGGCCATCATGGTCAACCCGCGCAACTGCTATCAGAACTACAACGTCGCGATCAACGACTCGGACCGGACGATCTACACGTACATGGGGACACTGGAGCCGGATCGCAAGAACGCGACCTATTGCTCGGCCGGGCAGTTGTCGCCACTGCTGAACGATCCTTATTATGAGACGATCGGCGTCGGGACCAGGGTCTGGCTGGCCGGGGCGCAGGGGCACGTCTACGCCGAAGGCACGCAGCACGCCGGAGCGTGCGAGCGGACGCCCGACGGCGTGCCGACCGAAGGGGCCGGAACGCTGGCGCTGACGGGCGACATGAAGCGGATGAAGCCGCCGTTCGTGCGCGGGGCGAGCCTTCGCGGCTATGGAATCTCGCTGGCCCTGGGCGTTGGACTCCCCATCCCCATTCTGAACGAACAGATTCTCAAGCGAACGTGCGTGCGCGACCGCGATATCCTCGCGCCGGTGATCGACTACAGCAGCGACTACCCGCAGAAGACGGGCAAGGTGATCGCCAAGGTCAGCTACGAGCAGTTGCGCCACGGCGAGATCGAGATCGACGGAAAGACCATCGCCGTCGGGTCGCTGTCGTCGTACTACAAGGCCCTCGAGATCGCCCACCTGCTCGCCGACGAGGTTCGCAAGGGCGATTTCCTGCTGGCCGAGCCGATCGCGAGGCTACCGCAGGACGGCGCGATGAAGCCTCTTGTGATACGGGAGAAGGCATCATGA
- a CDS encoding 4Fe-4S dicluster domain-containing protein, producing the protein MSQTVTHKLMLYFPKCECEKPIIYHLVKDYNLIVNVYRARVTPEEEGYLVLDVTGTPADIDKGLAFVRTFNVTINHTGKGVTRDEERCTHCGQCVAHCPTKALHMPNEVTREVLYNEAECIECLACIRVCPFGACASAF; encoded by the coding sequence ATGAGCCAGACCGTGACCCACAAACTGATGCTTTACTTTCCCAAGTGCGAATGTGAGAAGCCGATCATTTACCACCTGGTGAAAGACTACAATCTGATCGTCAACGTCTATCGCGCCAGGGTCACGCCCGAGGAGGAAGGCTATCTCGTCCTGGACGTGACGGGCACGCCCGCCGACATCGACAAGGGCCTGGCGTTCGTTCGGACGTTCAACGTCACGATCAACCACACCGGCAAAGGCGTCACGCGCGATGAGGAGCGATGCACCCACTGCGGCCAGTGCGTGGCCCACTGCCCGACGAAGGCCCTGCACATGCCGAACGAAGTGACACGGGAGGTCCTTTACAACGAGGCCGAGTGCATCGAGTGTCTCGCCTGCATTCGCGTCTGTCCGTTCGGCGCGTGTGCGTCGGCGTTTTGA
- a CDS encoding UPF0280 family protein: MARRRYQTFTYREAVFRICCEAFDAVTHEIVRQRQILEDYIRRHPAFGASFEPVELLPEAPEVARRMAQAARAVGVGPMAAVAGAMAQWAAEAGLKAGAAEAIVDNGGDIYLQAAGPVIVGLHAGMGKPANRLAFSLQPADTPVAICSSSGRMGHSTSLGQCDLATVVARDAALADAAATLAANLVRTVEDVDAALEHIVAIDGIDGLVVVKDDRVGLAGHLALLVRLPS, translated from the coding sequence ATGGCAAGACGAAGATATCAAACGTTCACGTATCGCGAGGCGGTCTTTCGCATCTGCTGCGAGGCATTCGATGCGGTCACCCATGAGATCGTGCGGCAGCGTCAGATTCTCGAAGACTACATCCGTCGCCATCCGGCGTTCGGCGCTTCGTTCGAGCCGGTTGAATTGCTGCCCGAGGCGCCCGAGGTCGCCCGGCGCATGGCGCAGGCGGCCCGCGCGGTGGGTGTCGGGCCGATGGCGGCGGTTGCGGGCGCCATGGCGCAGTGGGCGGCCGAGGCAGGTCTGAAGGCCGGCGCCGCCGAGGCGATCGTGGACAATGGCGGCGATATCTACTTGCAGGCGGCCGGGCCTGTCATCGTCGGCCTGCACGCCGGGATGGGCAAGCCCGCCAATCGTCTGGCCTTCTCGCTGCAACCCGCGGATACGCCTGTGGCGATCTGTTCGTCGTCGGGCAGGATGGGCCATTCGACGAGCCTGGGCCAGTGCGATCTGGCGACAGTCGTCGCACGGGACGCGGCCCTGGCCGATGCGGCGGCGACCCTGGCGGCCAACCTCGTCCGGACGGTCGAGGACGTGGACGCCGCTCTCGAACACATCGTGGCCATCGACGGAATCGACGGGCTGGTCGTCGTCAAGGACGACCGCGTCGGCCTGGCCGGCCACCTTGCGTTGCTGGTCAGACTCCCTTCGTGA
- a CDS encoding glycoside hydrolase family 172 protein: MDTNARRIVLPLIGLFALLVVSANSQAAITTGSLFEEMVDMAGLARFPEPAYRTVQFSSTDRRSNLPGGPDWFANSDGFGGEPIPNFEKVLREPDADGIGEYLIADVAGPGAVVRLWTAAIEGQVRVVLDDAETPIYEGGADAFFRRPYESFEPFKGIDAETFGRTVYQRDASYAPIPFAKRLRVVWTGNVKRIHFYELQVRLYDKDASVVSFRPEDIRTYRETIEHVIRTLADPDKQMKPDSGAKSFEVGLSASETVTVAEFEGSHAVEQLTIRLTASDMDKALRQTVLQVTFDGYPWPQVQSPVGDFFGAAPGINPYQSLPFTVQPDGTMVCRFVMPFERSCKVELVNEGGQRVEATGAVAATPWTWDVRSMHFRARWRVDHDLIASNRDVQDLPFLLAQGKGVYVGTTAYLLNPNQVPTPYGNWWGEGDEKIFVDNEPMPSIFGTGSEDYFNYSWSSPDIFLYPYCGQPRNDGPGNRGFVTNYRWHILDPIPFHQNLRFYMELYSHERTPGVSYARIGYHYARPGLTDDHLAITPADLRAPELPVGWNPAARMGAANSVFHTSEDCLTDRQNTRLDDGALWAGGKLLVWTPRNAGERKSFKLTIDTDGRKQINVAFAMTPRSGKVAFYLDGEPLPLANRSEEVDLYRPYRTLLRRVALRPGELTAGEHTLTLEWTDTTGRVAEPEVGIDFFWVQRQ, from the coding sequence ATGGATACGAACGCACGCAGGATCGTCTTGCCCCTGATCGGATTGTTTGCACTGCTCGTGGTCTCGGCGAACAGCCAGGCGGCGATCACCACCGGCTCGCTGTTCGAGGAGATGGTCGATATGGCGGGCCTGGCGAGGTTTCCGGAGCCGGCGTACCGCACGGTGCAGTTCTCTTCGACGGACCGGCGCAGCAACCTGCCGGGCGGGCCGGACTGGTTCGCCAATTCCGACGGCTTCGGCGGCGAACCGATTCCCAATTTCGAGAAGGTGCTGCGCGAGCCCGACGCCGACGGGATCGGCGAGTATCTGATCGCCGACGTGGCTGGGCCCGGCGCGGTCGTGCGGTTGTGGACGGCCGCGATCGAAGGGCAGGTGCGGGTGGTCCTCGACGACGCCGAGACGCCGATCTATGAGGGCGGTGCCGACGCGTTCTTCCGTCGTCCGTACGAAAGCTTCGAGCCATTCAAGGGAATCGACGCCGAGACGTTCGGGCGGACCGTGTATCAGCGCGACGCCTCGTACGCGCCGATCCCGTTCGCCAAGCGGCTTCGCGTCGTGTGGACGGGCAACGTCAAGCGGATTCATTTCTACGAGCTTCAGGTGCGACTCTACGACAAGGACGCGTCCGTCGTGTCGTTCCGGCCCGAGGACATTCGCACGTATCGCGAGACAATCGAGCATGTAATCAGGACGCTTGCCGATCCGGACAAGCAGATGAAGCCGGATTCCGGCGCCAAGTCGTTCGAGGTCGGTCTGTCCGCGTCGGAGACCGTGACGGTGGCCGAGTTTGAAGGATCGCACGCTGTCGAGCAACTGACAATTCGGTTGACCGCGTCCGACATGGACAAAGCCTTGAGGCAGACAGTCCTTCAGGTGACTTTCGACGGGTATCCCTGGCCACAGGTGCAGTCTCCCGTGGGTGATTTCTTCGGCGCAGCGCCCGGCATCAATCCGTACCAGTCGCTGCCGTTCACCGTGCAGCCGGACGGGACGATGGTCTGCCGGTTCGTGATGCCCTTCGAGCGTTCGTGCAAGGTCGAGCTGGTCAACGAGGGCGGTCAGCGCGTCGAAGCGACGGGCGCCGTGGCCGCCACGCCGTGGACCTGGGACGTGCGATCGATGCACTTTCGCGCGCGCTGGCGCGTCGATCACGATCTGATCGCGTCGAACCGCGACGTGCAGGACCTGCCGTTTCTGCTGGCGCAGGGCAAGGGCGTCTACGTGGGAACCACGGCGTACCTGCTGAACCCGAACCAGGTGCCGACGCCCTATGGCAACTGGTGGGGCGAGGGCGACGAGAAGATCTTCGTGGACAACGAGCCGATGCCGTCGATCTTCGGGACCGGCTCCGAGGACTACTTCAACTACTCGTGGTCGTCGCCGGACATCTTCCTCTACCCCTACTGCGGCCAGCCCCGCAACGACGGCCCGGGCAATCGAGGCTTCGTCACGAACTATCGCTGGCACATCCTCGACCCGATCCCATTCCATCAAAACCTGCGATTCTACATGGAGCTGTACAGCCACGAGCGGACGCCGGGCGTTTCGTATGCCCGCATCGGATACCACTACGCCCGTCCGGGCCTGACCGACGACCATCTGGCCATCACCCCGGCGGACCTGCGAGCGCCCGAGCTGCCTGTGGGCTGGAACCCGGCGGCGCGGATGGGGGCGGCCAACTCGGTGTTCCACACAAGCGAGGACTGCCTCACCGACAGGCAGAACACGCGTCTGGACGACGGCGCGCTGTGGGCCGGCGGCAAGCTGCTCGTCTGGACACCGAGGAACGCCGGCGAGCGCAAGAGCTTCAAGCTCACCATCGATACCGATGGCAGGAAGCAGATCAACGTGGCCTTCGCCATGACGCCGCGATCGGGCAAGGTGGCGTTCTATCTCGACGGCGAGCCGCTGCCATTGGCGAATCGGTCAGAGGAAGTCGATCTCTACCGGCCGTATCGCACGCTGCTGCGCCGTGTGGCGCTGCGGCCGGGCGAGCTGACGGCGGGCGAGCACACGCTGACGCTCGAATGGACCGACACCACCGGCCGCGTCGCCGAGCCGGAAGTGGGCATCGACTTCTTCTGGGTGCAGCGGCAATAG